The DNA window ATGGGCAAGGGCGCATTTCGCGCGTCTCGCTCACGATTGGAGGCGCAACTCCGATTCCGCTCAGGATCAAAGAAATTGAACAATCTCTCCTCGGCGCCCTTCCTCAGGACGAAGTGCTGAAACAGGCGTGCCTTCCTTGTTCGCGCATCGATGCCCTGAGCGACGCGCTGGTTCCCGCTTCATATCGTCAGCATCTCGCTCCTATTCTCGCGCAACGGGCCCTGGTTAGGGCTCGTGACCGACTTAAATCCGCGCATTAACGAAATCAAAAAGAGGAGTTTTACCGTGGGCCCCCCCGGCGATCACAAACGCTCCGTCCGCGTCACGGTTAATGGCATACGCCACGAGGCGGAAGTCGAGGTGCGGTTCACGTTGGCTGACTTCCTGCGCGGGCAACTCGCGCTCACGGGCACGCATCTGGGATGCGAACATGGCGTGTGCGGCGCATGTACCGTTCTTGTCGATGGCAGGTCCATGCGATCATGTCTGATACTTGCTGTGCAGGTACACGAACGCGAGGTTACCACCATAGAAGGACTCGCAAAGGCCGGCGAACCACTCCCTCCCCTGCAGGCGGCGTTTCACGATAACCACGCACTCCAGTGCGGCTTCTGCAC is part of the Bradyrhizobium erythrophlei genome and encodes:
- a CDS encoding (2Fe-2S)-binding protein: MGPPGDHKRSVRVTVNGIRHEAEVEVRFTLADFLRGQLALTGTHLGCEHGVCGACTVLVDGRSMRSCLILAVQVHEREVTTIEGLAKAGEPLPPLQAAFHDNHALQCGFCTPGILTTLTELLRENPTPSKADVSEAISGNLCRCTGYNSIVTATLDGAARMRAGT